In Vibrio syngnathi, the following proteins share a genomic window:
- a CDS encoding ABC transporter permease, producing MGKLTQRMSTFLFPTSVRLAWLNLLRNGRRSLLSVLIIAIAVFALTSAGGYGLYTYESLRESTARDTGHLTLSSPGYFEQDEDMPLSNGLDNVQTLTKSIIGDNDVRGVQPRVYFSGLVSNGSKSTIFMGTGVNEREFDMKGPFLDVRSGQTLSDVKSPRYDSQEPQVMLGTDLARNLKVAVGDWVTLLATTSDGALNAFDFKVQGIYSTGVPELDKRQLYVHITTAQELLASDKVSTLSVFLFETNKTSTVQQRIQTALDRNSASQNDQGTEIEITPWQDRAFFYTKVKDLYDRIFGIMGAVMALVVFVSLFNTMTMSVTERTREIGTLSALGSYPSEIVAGFLKEAGLLAVIGSAIGALVSGLVSVLLLVVDIQMPPPPGRTEGYPLNIYFSLELVGYATLGVLTICLLAAYFSARKGVNKPITEALVYV from the coding sequence ATGGGCAAGTTAACACAAAGAATGAGCACGTTTTTATTTCCAACTTCGGTGCGTTTAGCGTGGCTTAATTTATTAAGAAACGGTCGACGCAGCCTGCTTTCGGTGTTGATTATCGCGATTGCGGTATTTGCGTTGACGTCGGCAGGAGGCTACGGGCTTTATACTTATGAGTCTCTACGTGAGTCGACCGCGCGTGATACTGGCCATCTCACGTTGAGCTCGCCGGGATATTTTGAACAAGATGAAGACATGCCGCTGAGCAATGGTCTGGATAACGTGCAAACGCTAACCAAGAGCATTATTGGTGACAATGACGTGCGTGGTGTGCAACCGCGAGTCTATTTTAGTGGCTTGGTTTCTAATGGCAGTAAGTCGACCATTTTTATGGGAACGGGCGTTAATGAGCGCGAGTTTGACATGAAAGGTCCTTTCTTAGATGTACGCAGCGGGCAAACGCTCTCGGATGTAAAATCCCCAAGATACGACAGCCAAGAGCCACAAGTGATGCTGGGAACTGATCTGGCTCGTAACCTCAAAGTTGCGGTTGGTGATTGGGTAACGCTGCTAGCCACCACCAGTGATGGCGCTTTGAATGCCTTTGATTTTAAGGTGCAGGGTATTTACTCGACGGGTGTTCCTGAGCTGGATAAGCGTCAGCTCTATGTTCATATCACCACTGCTCAAGAACTTTTGGCCTCAGACAAAGTCAGTACCTTGTCGGTGTTCCTATTTGAAACCAACAAGACCTCGACTGTTCAACAGCGTATTCAAACTGCTTTAGATCGAAATAGCGCTAGCCAAAACGATCAAGGCACAGAGATCGAGATCACTCCGTGGCAAGATCGCGCGTTTTTCTACACCAAGGTTAAAGATCTTTACGACCGGATCTTCGGCATCATGGGTGCTGTTATGGCATTGGTGGTGTTCGTGTCTTTGTTTAACACCATGACCATGTCGGTGACAGAACGTACTCGTGAAATCGGCACCTTGTCGGCACTGGGTAGTTACCCCTCTGAAATTGTCGCAGGCTTTTTAAAAGAGGCGGGATTGCTGGCGGTGATTGGCAGTGCGATCGGTGCGTTAGTGAGTGGCTTAGTGTCGGTGTTATTGCTGGTGGTTGATATACAAATGCCACCACCTCCGGGTCGAACCGAGGGCTACCCACTCAACATTTACTTCTCATTGGAATTGGTTGGTTACGCCACTTTGGGTGTGCTGACGATATGTTTGCTGGCTGCTTATTTCTCTGCTCGCAAAGGCGTGAATAAGCCAATCACGGAGGCACTGGTTTATGTCTAG
- a CDS encoding DUF3299 domain-containing protein, whose product MKNTLLMIMACCFSLFTQAAETISWESLRPVQNQYQVLSPGNKALLSEIYAYEAVQKTRQLSPMEKDGYNQRVVLAEKFGLNVRELLVQRTQQTNDIVPDLSINDMKLAGFLVPLEMEGLIGTQFILVPTAGACIHTPPPPVNQTILVEFPEGHELQSLYTPVWVTGNIKTGAVDTSVALSDGNQDIQTGYVIDASDIELYH is encoded by the coding sequence ATGAAAAATACACTATTGATGATTATGGCTTGTTGTTTTAGTTTGTTCACACAAGCTGCTGAAACGATATCTTGGGAGTCGTTAAGACCTGTGCAGAATCAGTATCAGGTTCTTTCTCCTGGGAATAAGGCGCTACTTTCTGAGATTTACGCCTACGAAGCTGTTCAAAAAACGCGTCAGTTAAGTCCAATGGAAAAAGATGGATACAATCAACGCGTGGTATTGGCTGAAAAATTTGGCTTAAACGTACGTGAGCTGCTTGTACAAAGAACACAACAAACGAACGATATTGTTCCCGACCTTAGTATTAACGATATGAAACTGGCCGGGTTTTTAGTCCCGCTCGAAATGGAAGGCTTAATAGGAACGCAGTTCATTTTAGTGCCAACTGCAGGGGCTTGCATTCACACACCTCCCCCACCTGTAAACCAAACGATTTTAGTCGAATTTCCCGAAGGCCATGAATTACAAAGTTTATACACACCAGTATGGGTGACAGGGAATATTAAAACAGGGGCGGTTGATACGTCGGTTGCACTTTCTGATGGCAATCAAGATATTCAAACTGGATACGTCATTGATGCGTCGGATATTGAGCTTTATCATTAA
- a CDS encoding M20 family peptidase, whose protein sequence is MTKPSKLFTGIASALALTASISAWADEQDFSSMQMQGVEKVDIQVDVAGAAQRLSQAVQFQTISNQDRSDFDEQAFRDYHQFLEESYPLVHKTLKREEVGDPRPFSLIYTWEGKDPSLAPAIFMAHQDVVPIAEESRDEWKEEPFSGVIKDGYIWGRGSLDDKNQLQALLEATEMKLKEGFQPERTILFVFGHDEEVGGPEGAKHAADIIEQRYEKIAFVMDESAPLVPGIFPGIRENTALIGIAQKGFVSLEIAINGVGGHSSQPGEESNIVALAKAVEKVEAAQFPYKIHDAVRYQYRYMGPELPEAQQPLYKAVAYGENDTVTDLEKKFIDVMSKNQVTRAMLHTTTAVTMFNAGIKDNVLPPAATAVVNFRPMPGDTPEVIIEHVKKAIGDERMTIRDISASTPATNVADPSGAGYSMLEKTIRQTWGNDLIVSPFFVIGGSDSKHFQARDFAPDVYTMTAIQLESVKEFEGFHGVNERILVEEYGRSIGFFYQLMDNLENL, encoded by the coding sequence ATGACAAAACCATCAAAACTCTTTACCGGTATCGCTTCCGCTTTGGCATTGACCGCTAGCATTTCAGCGTGGGCTGATGAGCAAGACTTTAGTTCGATGCAAATGCAAGGTGTCGAAAAAGTCGACATTCAAGTTGATGTAGCAGGCGCTGCGCAACGTTTATCGCAAGCGGTTCAGTTTCAAACTATCTCTAACCAAGATCGCAGTGATTTTGATGAGCAGGCTTTTCGTGACTACCACCAGTTTCTTGAAGAATCGTACCCATTAGTGCACAAAACGCTCAAGCGAGAAGAAGTCGGTGACCCGCGTCCTTTCAGCTTAATTTACACTTGGGAAGGTAAAGATCCATCACTTGCTCCCGCTATCTTTATGGCGCACCAAGATGTTGTACCAATTGCAGAAGAGTCTCGCGATGAGTGGAAAGAAGAGCCGTTTTCAGGAGTGATTAAAGACGGTTATATCTGGGGACGCGGCTCTTTAGATGATAAAAACCAACTTCAGGCACTTTTAGAAGCTACTGAAATGAAGCTAAAAGAAGGCTTCCAACCTGAACGTACCATTTTGTTTGTTTTTGGTCACGATGAAGAAGTAGGTGGGCCTGAAGGCGCGAAGCACGCTGCTGATATCATTGAACAACGTTATGAAAAAATCGCGTTTGTTATGGACGAATCTGCTCCATTGGTCCCTGGAATATTCCCTGGCATTCGTGAAAATACAGCATTAATCGGTATTGCCCAAAAAGGCTTCGTTAGTCTAGAGATTGCTATCAATGGTGTTGGTGGTCACTCATCACAACCGGGCGAAGAATCGAATATTGTCGCGTTAGCAAAAGCAGTTGAGAAAGTTGAAGCTGCGCAATTCCCTTACAAAATTCACGATGCGGTGAGATACCAATATCGATACATGGGGCCGGAACTTCCAGAAGCGCAGCAACCACTGTACAAAGCCGTAGCTTATGGCGAAAACGACACGGTGACGGACTTAGAGAAAAAATTTATTGATGTGATGTCTAAAAATCAGGTTACTCGCGCCATGCTACACACTACAACGGCGGTTACTATGTTTAATGCTGGTATTAAAGACAACGTATTACCGCCAGCAGCTACTGCAGTTGTAAACTTTAGACCGATGCCGGGTGACACTCCTGAGGTGATTATTGAACATGTGAAGAAAGCGATAGGCGATGAAAGAATGACCATTCGTGATATATCAGCATCAACGCCTGCAACGAATGTTGCGGATCCAAGTGGCGCTGGCTATTCCATGTTAGAGAAGACCATTCGTCAAACTTGGGGTAATGACCTGATTGTCTCACCATTCTTTGTTATTGGTGGTTCAGACTCTAAGCACTTCCAAGCCCGAGATTTTGCCCCTGATGTATATACAATGACGGCGATACAATTAGAAAGCGTAAAAGAATTCGAAGGCTTTCACGGCGTGAACGAACGTATCTTAGTTGAAGAATACGGCCGCTCTATTGGGTTCTTCTACCAACTAATGGATAACCTCGAAAATCTGTAA
- a CDS encoding NAD(P)-dependent oxidoreductase has product MKVSFIGLGVMGFPMAGHLVKAGFEVTVFNRTHSKALDWADKHQGKAAESVAECVEEADVVLVCVGNDDDVRSMTTSEIGALAAMKPNAILVDHTTTSAVLSEELEVAAKQAGIRFMDAPVSGGQAGAENGVLTIMCGGEQALFNDLQPVFEAYGKSSVLMGKVGQGQRAKMVNQICIAGVLNGLSEGLVLAEESGLDIPTLVDCLKNGAAGSWQMENRATTMAQDKFDFGFAIDWMIKDLGFCLDEAERQGIQLPLTEKTNNAYKALSAEGQGRMDTSVLMKAVVEETKK; this is encoded by the coding sequence ATGAAAGTAAGTTTTATCGGGCTAGGCGTTATGGGCTTTCCAATGGCAGGCCACCTAGTCAAAGCCGGTTTTGAAGTAACGGTATTTAACCGCACTCACAGCAAAGCGCTAGACTGGGCTGATAAACACCAAGGTAAAGCAGCAGAATCTGTGGCTGAGTGTGTAGAAGAAGCTGACGTGGTATTGGTTTGTGTGGGCAACGATGACGACGTTCGCAGCATGACAACCAGCGAAATAGGCGCATTGGCAGCGATGAAGCCAAACGCAATTCTTGTCGATCACACCACAACGTCGGCAGTTCTGTCTGAAGAGCTTGAAGTGGCTGCGAAGCAAGCAGGTATTCGCTTTATGGATGCACCAGTGTCTGGTGGCCAAGCGGGCGCAGAAAACGGCGTGTTAACCATCATGTGTGGTGGTGAACAAGCGCTATTCAACGACCTTCAACCTGTATTCGAAGCTTACGGAAAATCGTCGGTTCTGATGGGGAAAGTCGGCCAAGGCCAACGCGCGAAAATGGTTAACCAGATCTGCATCGCGGGTGTATTGAACGGCTTATCTGAAGGCTTGGTACTTGCTGAAGAATCAGGTTTGGATATCCCAACTCTGGTTGATTGTCTTAAAAACGGCGCTGCTGGCTCATGGCAGATGGAAAACCGCGCTACCACAATGGCGCAAGATAAATTCGATTTCGGCTTCGCCATTGATTGGATGATCAAAGACTTAGGTTTCTGCCTAGATGAAGCTGAGCGCCAAGGTATCCAGCTTCCACTGACTGAAAAGACTAACAATGCTTACAAGGCGCTGTCTGCCGAAGGACAAGGCCGCATGGATACATCAGTATTGATGAAAGCTGTCGTTGAAGAGACGAAGAAGTAG
- a CDS encoding serine hydrolase domain-containing protein: MKSLIAISIVTALSAGSAFANESINESSTNVDVYNTHDFFLKKGNRVKLQFPIEQSKFAWQNLSRFYPTAQIERDGPVYQFPYQIDQNIGEISATVHGESKTLNEHLDSYPVDAFLVVKSGEVVFERYNTMRKTDKHNWFSNSKITVGIELAKLVNEGKVNPSDPISKYIPELKGSDWDTVSVSDTANMATGLNATEHDEPEADSRINPEQPWFKWAVSIGVFEGQGNQSPLEVLAEMKRRAPGGKTFEYNSINTFVLARLIENVRNLPMNEIVSRDMWQKMGANNDAYSVVSPQGGYPLMFFSMNTTIEDMTKFGMLLTPSAIKLGNGGVSKEVITLIQDSGNSEAYGGGYVGKMMENSFYNDTNIKNGYQFDAIFEDGDLFKAGVGGQGVYISPEKDLVISFFSTSNGKNQEETYAREIAKYFSR; this comes from the coding sequence ATGAAAAGCTTAATCGCTATATCCATAGTAACGGCTCTATCTGCAGGCTCAGCGTTTGCTAATGAGAGCATTAATGAATCATCCACAAACGTTGATGTTTACAACACTCATGACTTTTTCTTGAAAAAAGGCAATCGCGTTAAACTTCAGTTTCCTATCGAGCAATCCAAGTTTGCTTGGCAGAACCTAAGTCGTTTCTACCCTACCGCTCAAATTGAACGTGATGGACCTGTTTATCAATTCCCATATCAAATTGATCAAAATATTGGTGAAATATCAGCGACTGTACACGGTGAGAGTAAGACTCTAAACGAACACCTAGATTCTTATCCTGTCGATGCTTTTCTTGTTGTTAAGAGTGGAGAAGTTGTCTTTGAGCGTTACAACACGATGCGAAAAACAGACAAGCATAATTGGTTTTCAAATTCAAAAATCACAGTAGGTATCGAGCTGGCTAAATTGGTCAACGAGGGTAAAGTTAACCCGAGTGATCCTATTTCTAAATACATTCCTGAATTAAAGGGGTCTGACTGGGATACAGTATCCGTTTCTGATACTGCAAATATGGCGACAGGCTTGAACGCAACAGAGCACGATGAGCCAGAGGCTGACTCACGTATAAATCCAGAACAACCTTGGTTTAAATGGGCGGTTTCCATTGGCGTGTTTGAAGGTCAAGGCAACCAAAGCCCACTTGAAGTACTTGCTGAAATGAAGCGAAGAGCACCGGGCGGAAAAACATTCGAATACAATTCAATTAATACGTTTGTTCTAGCTCGGCTTATTGAGAACGTTCGTAATTTACCCATGAATGAGATTGTCAGTCGTGATATGTGGCAGAAGATGGGGGCTAATAATGATGCTTATTCTGTCGTTTCTCCACAAGGGGGATACCCTTTAATGTTTTTCTCAATGAATACCACAATTGAAGATATGACTAAATTCGGCATGTTACTTACTCCGTCCGCCATAAAGTTGGGTAATGGTGGAGTTAGCAAAGAAGTCATTACGTTAATTCAAGACTCTGGTAACTCAGAAGCTTACGGTGGTGGTTATGTTGGCAAGATGATGGAAAACTCTTTCTACAACGACACAAACATCAAGAATGGTTATCAATTTGATGCAATCTTTGAGGATGGCGACTTATTTAAGGCAGGTGTTGGCGGTCAAGGGGTGTATATTTCACCAGAAAAAGACTTAGTTATATCTTTCTTTTCAACCAGTAACGGTAAAAACCAAGAAGAAACTTATGCTCGTGAGATTGCGAAATATTTTAGCCGCTAA
- a CDS encoding LysR family transcriptional regulator, with translation MNFSLEQLNTFVAVYEQQAFSKAAIKLNKHRTTVAQVITSLEDQLAISLFDRLSRSVEPTEDAVLLYHYAKQILEQAKTFDRFALSLSFGGLESVTIAYASFLPHHVVSKIRRQLYEDFPSMRVNFLVRTKPEIKAGIEDGSIHFGIVNIYESKVINSIDFTFLGNMPFVPFAHAGSELSAKPSNETLSTMKSLRQFVLKSMVDDNMTEKAVVSSKHEYVDQLAVIVKLVQDDFGWALLPKSIIDSEYVTENLVEIKCDEIKQEIMVPISLWCPHSKQIAQVKKSIIKVADYYINKSAY, from the coding sequence ATGAACTTTAGTCTTGAACAATTAAATACTTTCGTTGCGGTATATGAACAACAAGCTTTTAGTAAAGCGGCGATAAAATTAAATAAGCACCGAACAACGGTTGCACAAGTCATCACGAGTTTAGAAGACCAGTTAGCGATCTCTTTATTCGATAGGTTGAGCCGCAGTGTCGAACCCACTGAAGATGCTGTACTCCTTTATCATTACGCAAAGCAAATACTAGAGCAGGCTAAAACTTTTGATAGATTTGCATTGAGTCTTTCATTTGGCGGGTTAGAGTCGGTGACGATTGCTTATGCGAGCTTTTTACCTCATCACGTTGTTTCTAAAATTCGTCGACAGCTTTATGAAGACTTCCCATCCATGCGCGTTAATTTTTTGGTCAGGACGAAACCAGAAATAAAAGCAGGAATTGAAGATGGAAGCATCCATTTTGGGATTGTGAACATATACGAAAGCAAAGTGATCAATAGTATTGATTTTACTTTTTTAGGGAATATGCCTTTTGTTCCATTTGCTCATGCAGGAAGTGAATTATCGGCTAAGCCTTCAAACGAAACGCTCTCAACGATGAAGTCTTTACGCCAATTTGTACTGAAATCTATGGTCGACGATAACATGACAGAGAAGGCTGTTGTTTCTTCGAAACATGAATATGTTGATCAATTAGCAGTCATTGTTAAGCTTGTCCAAGATGATTTTGGCTGGGCTCTTTTACCAAAATCGATAATTGACTCTGAATATGTGACTGAAAATTTGGTAGAGATAAAATGTGACGAGATCAAACAAGAAATAATGGTTCCTATATCCCTTTGGTGTCCACATTCAAAACAAATTGCTCAGGTAAAAAAATCGATCATCAAGGTCGCTGATTATTATATAAACAAATCAGCGTACTAA
- a CDS encoding GNAT family N-acetyltransferase: MELKQVNINQLHQLISTASIGMELEFCVGSIPPKHVLYRSVQHAQSARAEIWSLPYMMLNQNHVVGFCGFKGEPKAGEIEIGYNVAEQQQGRGLAKSAVNKLCKVAFNSGLVENVVALISSTNVASLSVVKANNFVFLGEVVDDDNEELEKWVLNLISVKMT, encoded by the coding sequence ATGGAACTAAAGCAGGTAAATATAAACCAGCTTCATCAATTGATCAGTACTGCAAGTATCGGTATGGAACTTGAGTTCTGTGTTGGATCAATTCCACCTAAGCATGTACTTTATCGTTCTGTTCAACACGCTCAAAGCGCAAGAGCTGAGATATGGTCACTGCCTTACATGATGTTAAACCAAAACCATGTTGTTGGTTTTTGTGGTTTTAAAGGTGAACCTAAAGCTGGTGAGATTGAAATTGGGTATAATGTTGCAGAGCAGCAACAAGGTCGTGGGTTAGCAAAGTCCGCGGTCAATAAACTTTGCAAAGTAGCGTTTAACTCGGGTTTGGTCGAAAACGTAGTTGCATTGATTTCATCAACTAACGTAGCTTCACTCAGTGTTGTAAAAGCGAACAATTTCGTGTTTCTAGGGGAAGTTGTTGATGACGATAACGAAGAACTAGAAAAATGGGTTCTAAATCTAATTTCGGTAAAGATGACTTAA
- a CDS encoding ABC transporter ATP-binding protein, producing the protein MIEFKGIGKAYVTGGQRVDALNGVDGRIQRGEMVALCGPSGSGKSTLLNVLGLLDMDYRGQINIDDQPYPTEQITAARFRRQSLGFVFQRFNLVPVMTALENVAYPLMLNQCSKQEQQTRAQHMLERVGLGDYVHHRPDNLSGGQQQRVAIARALIHNPSLVIADEPTASLDSHTANLVIDIMKELGHEMGTTFIVATHDPRMAQRCDRVIELIDGQLAPQDTTTEASSWAS; encoded by the coding sequence ATGATTGAATTTAAAGGTATCGGCAAAGCGTATGTGACTGGCGGTCAACGGGTTGATGCATTAAACGGGGTCGATGGACGCATCCAACGCGGTGAAATGGTGGCCTTGTGTGGGCCGTCTGGGTCTGGAAAAAGTACACTTTTGAATGTTCTTGGTTTGTTGGATATGGATTATCGAGGGCAAATCAATATTGATGACCAACCGTATCCAACAGAGCAGATCACCGCTGCGCGCTTTCGTCGTCAGTCGTTGGGTTTTGTGTTTCAACGCTTCAATCTGGTTCCTGTGATGACCGCGCTTGAGAACGTCGCTTATCCATTGATGTTGAACCAATGTTCGAAACAAGAACAGCAGACCAGAGCACAACATATGCTGGAGCGTGTTGGATTGGGGGATTATGTTCATCATCGCCCAGATAATCTTTCTGGAGGCCAACAGCAACGTGTCGCGATAGCCAGAGCGTTGATTCACAACCCAAGCTTGGTGATTGCCGATGAGCCGACCGCGAGCCTAGACAGTCACACTGCCAACCTTGTGATCGACATTATGAAAGAGCTCGGCCACGAAATGGGCACGACTTTTATTGTCGCAACGCACGACCCAAGAATGGCACAGCGCTGCGATCGAGTCATTGAACTTATCGACGGTCAACTGGCGCCACAAGATACAACCACGGAGGCGAGCTCATGGGCAAGTTAA